TCACCATTCAAGCGTCGAGCGGTCTTTCCAAGGATGAAGTGGACCGGATGGTGCGCGACGCCGAGTCGCACGCGCAGGAGGACAAGGCGCGCCGCGAAGAGGTGGAGGTGCGCAACCAGGCCGATAGCGAGGCGTATAACGCGGAGAAGACGCTGCGCGACCTGGGCGATAAGATTTCGCCGGAGGAGCGCGGCGAGGTGGAGAGCAAGATTTCGGACGTGCGCAGCGCGCTGGCTACCGACGATGTGTCGCGCATCAAGAGCGCCCGCGAGGCGTTGCAGCAGTCGTTCTATAAGATCAGCGAGAAAATCTACAGCCAGGCTGGCGCGACGGCTGGCGGCGGCCCTGGCGGCGCGGGATTTAGCGAGGAAGGGCCATCTGAGGCTAGCGGCCCCTCCTCTTCTGGCCCTGGCGATGACAATACGGTTGAGGGTGAGTTCAAGGAAGTTTAGGTAAGCGCGGCGTCCGTCGCCTGCCAGGCAGGCAACGGACGCCGCTGATATGAGTAGCCCATAAATCCCTCTTTGGTAAACTTGGCGGGCAGGTATGATATAGTGTCAGGCAAGTCTCGCCAGCGGAGGCAAGCTAGCAGGTGGAGCAAGTGTTCATGTGCGCGAGCGGTGGAATAATGATTCCAGCAGGAAGGGGCGCCTGTCTTCAGGGTGCAGGGCGCTTTTTCTGAGATGAAGAGGATTGCCAATGGCCGTCAAACGCGACTATTATGAAGTACTCGGTGTGGCAAAAGGCGCGAGCGAAGACGACATTAAAAAAGCGTTTCGCAAGCTGGCCTTTCAGTTTCACCCGGACAGGAACAAGGAAAAAGGGGCCGAGACGCGCTTCAAGGAGATTAACGAGGCGTATGAAATCCTCAGCGACCCGGAGAAGCGCCAGGTGTATGACCGCTTCGGGCATGCGGGCGTTGGGGCGGGCATCGGCGCAAATGGCGACTTTGGCAACTTCGGCTTTGGCGCCAGCTTCGCTGAGTTTTTCGAGCAAGTTTTTGGTGGCGCCGCTACCTCTCAGACGCGCCGGGCCAGCGGCCAGCGCGGCCAGGATATTCGTTATGAACTGACAATTAGCTTTGAGGACGCCGTTTTTGGCTGCCAGAAGGAGATCGAAGTTCCCCGCTGGGAGAACTGCTCCGCCTGCCGGGGCAGCGGCGCGCAGCCTGGCACGCAGACGCAGCGGTGTTCCGCCTGCCAGGGTACAGGTGAGATTCGGCGGGTGCAGCAATCAATCTTCGGGCAGTTTGTCAATGTGATGGTCTGTGACCGCTGCCGGGGCGAGGGCAAGGTGATTACGACGCCCTGCACGACCTGCCGGGGCCAGGGGCGCGTGCGCACCAATCGCCGCGTGGTGGTCAATATTCCGGCGGGCGTGGATGATGGCATTAACGTGCGTGTGACCGGCGAAGGCGAGGTCAGCACGCGCGGCGGCACGCCAGGCAATCTCTATGTCAGCCTGACGGTCAAGCCGCATCCGGTCTTCAAGCGGCAAGGCAACGACGTGATCTATGAGCTGCCCCTGAGCTTCACTCAGGCGGCGCTGGGCGCGGAAGTATCGGTGGATACGCTGGAAGGCAAGACGACGATCAAGATTCCCTCTGGAACGCAGAGCGGCAGCAGCTTCCGTCTGAAAGGGATGGGCGTGCCGGTGGTGCATAGTTCGGCGCGCGGCGATCAGCATGTGATTGTCAAGCTGGTGACGCCGCGCAACCTGACCAAGCGCCAGCAGGAATTGCTGAAAGAGTTTGCCGAGATCGAAGCGCAGCAAAACGAGCGCAATATCTTTGAGAAGATTCGAGACGCGCTCTAAACAGTGTTGGCAGCGCGAAGAGACAACATGGGTCATCCCGAATTTTCTAGACCGTCTTGGTCAATGCTCCTGGCTGGTGGCTTCGCTGGCGGAAAGCCGCACCGGACCGAGCGGAGCGCCGCCGTCCCGGCGGCTGAACGCCTCACCGGCGACCAGGGCTGCCC
The DNA window shown above is from Ktedonobacterales bacterium and carries:
- the dnaJ gene encoding molecular chaperone DnaJ, producing MAVKRDYYEVLGVAKGASEDDIKKAFRKLAFQFHPDRNKEKGAETRFKEINEAYEILSDPEKRQVYDRFGHAGVGAGIGANGDFGNFGFGASFAEFFEQVFGGAATSQTRRASGQRGQDIRYELTISFEDAVFGCQKEIEVPRWENCSACRGSGAQPGTQTQRCSACQGTGEIRRVQQSIFGQFVNVMVCDRCRGEGKVITTPCTTCRGQGRVRTNRRVVVNIPAGVDDGINVRVTGEGEVSTRGGTPGNLYVSLTVKPHPVFKRQGNDVIYELPLSFTQAALGAEVSVDTLEGKTTIKIPSGTQSGSSFRLKGMGVPVVHSSARGDQHVIVKLVTPRNLTKRQQELLKEFAEIEAQQNERNIFEKIRDAL